From a single Lentisphaera profundi genomic region:
- a CDS encoding DUF481 domain-containing protein gives MPITNFLKFSLLLFLTLSYTIAGEVVLKNGATLPGKITKITKGDITLQTDFAGEIIIKLSKVTSFKTDKEANLEYGQRKTVVGLVEYTDGQALIKPKKQVTEADFKKSDTAPEKETETSKIDPFEPIVTTEDFKNLWPLGSHHPDYIKPVKLWKHSIDLDFVRETGNTEEDDYDGGFKTRYEKDGTVFKAFASFDLGAKNGDNTDEAYTAGVDYESPLTLDHMQAWYSRYRWEKDRFDDLEARHTFAVGLSHYFFRDPNDMTLRARVGIAERIERYREDDSADNEKLAGYFQALFINNFGS, from the coding sequence ATGCCAATAACAAACTTTCTCAAATTCAGCTTATTGCTTTTTCTCACACTCTCTTACACAATTGCAGGTGAGGTTGTTTTAAAAAATGGAGCCACATTACCTGGTAAAATCACCAAAATAACGAAGGGAGACATTACTCTTCAAACTGATTTCGCTGGAGAAATAATCATTAAACTGAGTAAAGTTACGTCCTTTAAAACAGATAAAGAAGCCAACCTCGAGTACGGTCAGAGAAAAACCGTGGTAGGCTTAGTTGAATACACCGATGGCCAAGCTCTGATCAAACCCAAGAAACAAGTTACTGAAGCCGATTTCAAAAAATCAGACACAGCTCCTGAAAAAGAAACAGAAACAAGTAAAATCGACCCATTTGAGCCTATCGTAACCACTGAAGATTTTAAAAATCTTTGGCCACTGGGAAGCCATCACCCCGATTACATCAAGCCTGTGAAACTATGGAAACACAGTATCGACTTAGATTTCGTTCGCGAAACAGGTAATACCGAGGAAGATGATTATGATGGTGGATTCAAAACACGATACGAAAAAGATGGAACTGTCTTTAAAGCCTTCGCTTCATTTGATCTAGGGGCTAAAAATGGAGATAATACCGATGAAGCCTATACCGCTGGAGTCGATTACGAAAGCCCCTTAACACTGGACCACATGCAAGCTTGGTACTCTCGTTACCGCTGGGAAAAAGATCGTTTTGACGATTTAGAGGCCCGACACACCTTTGCGGTTGGTTTGAGTCATTACTTTTTCAGAGATCCCAATGACATGACACTTAGAGCTCGTGTCGGTATCGCGGAAAGGATTGAAAGATACCGTGAAGATGACAGTGCCGATAACGAAAAGCTAGCAGGTTATTTCCAAGCCTTATTTATCAACAACTTCGGTTCTTAA
- a CDS encoding CCA tRNA nucleotidyltransferase translates to MYPDFCKIFDEEIYIVGGAVRDQLLGVEVFDVDIASAIHPHPFKVLCNKLGYKTFDTGIEHGTVTVLIDGKPYEHTTFREDISCDGRNASVSFSKTIEEDLSRRDFTINAIAMLNDKLIDPYDGQVDLQNRILKTVGIAKERFCEDYLRIIRAARFASRLHMDIDPDLLIAAKALAPQIREHVSVERISDEFKKAQAHGAEFLACLHSMGILDLLFPKRSESNSSSAWWQEVGRASKFDIETYFASLMRPLNDPEQVDKACREYKLSRLIIRFSTQLVSHLPYLMSEDFSLEKSYQLIKACGDNAQRLINYADNVMIHNSRPSSLDKTLTHLDKIIDSIKSPLVNGGDLHKLAIKPGPEFRTILDRAALLQIEGFDKEQILNKIT, encoded by the coding sequence ATGTATCCTGACTTCTGTAAAATTTTTGATGAGGAAATTTATATTGTTGGAGGCGCTGTTCGCGACCAGCTCTTAGGCGTTGAGGTCTTTGATGTCGATATTGCCTCCGCTATTCACCCTCACCCCTTCAAAGTCCTCTGTAATAAGCTTGGCTACAAAACTTTTGATACTGGCATTGAACATGGTACGGTCACGGTCTTGATTGATGGCAAGCCTTACGAGCATACGACTTTTCGTGAAGATATTTCTTGCGATGGTCGCAATGCTTCTGTGAGTTTTTCTAAAACTATTGAAGAAGATCTATCTCGCCGTGATTTTACGATCAATGCTATTGCCATGCTCAATGATAAACTCATTGACCCCTACGATGGTCAAGTAGATTTACAGAATAGAATTTTAAAAACTGTCGGCATTGCCAAAGAACGCTTTTGCGAAGATTATCTTCGTATCATTCGAGCCGCACGCTTTGCTTCTCGCCTTCACATGGACATTGATCCTGACCTACTCATTGCCGCCAAAGCACTCGCCCCACAGATACGTGAGCACGTCTCTGTTGAACGCATTAGTGATGAATTCAAAAAAGCACAAGCTCACGGCGCAGAGTTTTTAGCTTGTTTACACAGCATGGGCATCCTCGATCTTCTTTTCCCAAAACGCTCCGAGAGTAATTCTAGTTCAGCTTGGTGGCAGGAAGTCGGACGCGCCTCTAAATTTGATATAGAGACTTATTTCGCTTCACTCATGCGCCCCCTAAATGACCCCGAGCAAGTCGATAAAGCTTGTCGTGAATATAAACTCAGTCGTTTAATTATCCGTTTTTCGACTCAACTGGTCAGCCACCTGCCCTACCTCATGAGCGAGGATTTTTCATTGGAGAAATCTTATCAGCTAATCAAAGCTTGCGGAGATAACGCTCAACGCTTGATTAATTACGCCGATAATGTAATGATTCACAACTCACGTCCCAGTTCACTCGATAAAACTTTGACTCATCTTGATAAAATCATCGACTCTATAAAATCGCCTCTTGTTAATGGAGGGGATCTGCACAAGCTTGCGATTAAACCTGGCCCTGAGTTCCGTACTATTCTCGACAGGGCGGCCCTCCTCCAAATTGAAGGTTTTGATAAAGAACAAATCCTCAATAAAATCACTTAA
- the metW gene encoding methionine biosynthesis protein MetW: MHKQLQDANFSLITSLVESNTRVLDLGCGQGKLLKYLMVEKQCTAQGIDMSQQEVIDCIANAVPVLQLDLEEGMSFFKDKSFDFVIISQTMQQVHNPDKLIREAMRVGKKVIVSVHNLAYWKSRLQITLKGMMPNTKHLPYDWYNTPNIHLGSIRDFYSMCNKEDFRITNVSAGGGHVLKSMNKNFFSEFCVFTLEDS; the protein is encoded by the coding sequence ATGCATAAGCAACTTCAAGACGCCAATTTCTCGCTCATCACCTCTCTCGTAGAATCAAATACACGAGTCCTTGATCTTGGCTGTGGCCAGGGAAAACTTCTTAAATATCTCATGGTAGAAAAGCAATGTACCGCACAAGGAATTGACATGAGCCAGCAAGAAGTGATTGACTGTATCGCCAATGCCGTCCCCGTCTTGCAACTAGATCTCGAAGAAGGCATGAGTTTTTTTAAAGATAAAAGCTTTGATTTTGTTATTATCAGTCAAACTATGCAACAAGTACACAATCCCGATAAGCTCATTCGAGAAGCCATGCGAGTTGGTAAAAAAGTCATTGTCTCTGTTCATAATTTAGCTTATTGGAAATCACGCCTTCAAATCACACTGAAAGGCATGATGCCCAACACTAAGCACTTGCCCTATGATTGGTATAACACTCCCAATATTCATTTAGGCTCTATCCGCGACTTCTATTCCATGTGCAATAAAGAAGATTTTCGTATCACAAATGTCAGTGCTGGTGGTGGGCATGTCCTTAAGTCTATGAATAAAAACTTCTTTTCCGAATTCTGTGTTTTTACTTTGGAGGACTCATAA
- the metX gene encoding homoserine O-acetyltransferase MetX, translating to MPQAPLAKMLVKEQFFSFASPEKPFKLRCGKTLSEVNVCFETYGQLNTKKNNAILICHALTGSAHAAGRHSEDERKPGWWDEMIGPGKSFDTNKYFIVCSNILSSCYGTTGPQSISPETKQPYNLDFPMTTIYDMVNVQHELMQHLTIDKWLAVTGGSLGGMQALQWAVTYPEKVHACLPIATAAQCSPLSIGFNWVGRESIIKDEHFDDGNYPQGSQPEKGLSIARMIAHMTYLSDAAMQNKFGRKLQEMDDVNYKFTHNFQVESYLNYQGRQFVNRFDANSYLYITRSMDYFNLSEESENNCLAQALAKTLCQFCIVSFSSDWLFPPYQSVEIVNALAENHRTATYCNIKSDAGHDAFLLEVDILAPIISNFLEQQQEGLANA from the coding sequence GTGCCCCAAGCACCTCTAGCTAAAATGCTCGTCAAAGAACAGTTTTTCAGCTTTGCTTCTCCAGAGAAGCCATTCAAACTTCGCTGCGGTAAAACCCTCAGCGAAGTTAATGTATGCTTTGAAACTTATGGGCAACTCAATACCAAGAAAAATAATGCCATCCTCATTTGTCATGCCTTAACGGGATCTGCGCACGCCGCTGGTCGTCATTCAGAGGATGAGCGCAAGCCTGGCTGGTGGGACGAAATGATTGGTCCTGGAAAGAGTTTTGACACCAATAAGTACTTCATTGTTTGTAGTAATATCCTGAGTTCTTGCTATGGCACCACTGGACCTCAATCTATTTCCCCAGAGACAAAACAGCCATACAATCTCGATTTCCCGATGACGACTATTTATGACATGGTCAATGTCCAACATGAACTTATGCAACACCTTACTATTGACAAGTGGTTAGCTGTCACAGGAGGTTCACTCGGTGGTATGCAAGCACTACAATGGGCAGTGACTTATCCTGAGAAAGTCCACGCCTGCCTTCCCATTGCTACGGCAGCTCAATGCTCACCTCTGAGCATTGGCTTCAACTGGGTTGGACGCGAATCCATCATTAAAGATGAACATTTCGATGATGGTAATTACCCCCAGGGAAGTCAACCTGAAAAAGGCCTCTCGATCGCCCGCATGATTGCCCACATGACTTATCTTTCCGATGCTGCGATGCAGAATAAATTTGGTCGTAAACTTCAAGAAATGGATGATGTCAATTATAAATTTACCCATAACTTCCAAGTTGAGAGTTACCTGAATTATCAAGGCAGACAATTCGTCAACCGTTTTGATGCCAATTCCTACCTCTATATAACTCGTTCAATGGATTACTTTAATCTCAGTGAAGAAAGTGAAAACAATTGTTTAGCTCAAGCTTTAGCGAAAACGCTCTGCCAATTTTGTATCGTCTCATTTTCGAGTGATTGGCTATTCCCCCCTTATCAATCCGTCGAAATTGTTAATGCCTTAGCAGAAAACCATAGAACCGCCACGTACTGCAATATAAAAAGTGATGCTGGCCACGATGCCTTTTTACTTGAAGTGGATATCTTAGCTCCCATTATCAGTAACTTTCTTGAACAACAACAAGAAGGACTAGCAAATGCATAA
- the bioB gene encoding biotin synthase BioB → MTSESNKYQAWTDKALANEDFSREECLEILASPEIDLLKLASAAGDVRMKTFGKKVKIHQINNVQNGLCPEDCGYCGQSKDSDLPVNKYALKPEDEIVEEARQAKERGVYRYCMVSSGTGLNDKRTDQFANIIGRIRDEVGIKTCLSAGFVEYEQAKKLKEAGLDRLNHNLNTSESHTPEVVTTHTYQDRLDTLRNSRQAGLENCSGMIAGMGESDNDVVDVVFEVRRLAVPSIPINFLVPVEGNRVYDFDQLDPIRCVRILCLFRFLNPKAEIRMGGGREGHLRGLQSLALYAANSVFVEGYLVTRGDRKNKVFRLIKDAGFEIENEEAFQIEDDEVSSKKFSIDDNPSILNPKTTKAQGCAPSTSS, encoded by the coding sequence ATGACTTCTGAGTCAAATAAATACCAAGCATGGACTGATAAAGCTCTTGCAAACGAAGATTTTTCTCGTGAAGAGTGCTTAGAAATACTCGCCTCACCAGAAATTGACCTCTTGAAACTCGCCTCTGCTGCAGGTGATGTTCGCATGAAAACTTTTGGTAAAAAAGTTAAAATCCACCAAATCAACAATGTTCAAAATGGCCTTTGCCCTGAAGATTGTGGTTATTGTGGTCAATCAAAAGATTCGGATCTCCCCGTCAATAAATACGCGCTTAAGCCTGAAGACGAAATTGTAGAAGAAGCTCGTCAAGCTAAAGAACGTGGTGTTTATCGTTACTGCATGGTTTCTTCTGGAACGGGACTCAACGACAAGCGCACTGATCAATTCGCCAATATCATTGGCCGCATCCGCGACGAAGTCGGCATCAAAACTTGCCTTTCCGCTGGCTTTGTCGAATACGAACAAGCTAAAAAACTCAAAGAAGCTGGCCTTGATCGCCTTAATCACAACCTCAATACTTCAGAATCTCACACTCCAGAAGTGGTAACGACGCACACTTATCAAGACCGCCTTGATACTCTCCGTAACTCTCGTCAAGCAGGCCTCGAAAACTGCTCGGGCATGATTGCTGGCATGGGCGAAAGTGATAATGATGTTGTCGATGTCGTATTCGAAGTACGTCGACTTGCTGTCCCCTCTATACCGATCAACTTTTTAGTTCCAGTTGAAGGCAATCGTGTCTATGACTTCGATCAACTCGATCCTATCCGCTGCGTTCGTATCCTCTGCTTATTCCGTTTCCTCAATCCAAAAGCAGAAATCCGTATGGGTGGTGGTCGCGAAGGTCATTTACGTGGTTTACAAAGTTTGGCACTCTACGCCGCCAACTCAGTCTTTGTTGAAGGCTACTTAGTCACTCGCGGTGATCGCAAAAATAAAGTTTTCCGCCTCATTAAGGATGCTGGTTTTGAAATTGAAAACGAAGAAGCTTTCCAAATTGAAGATGATGAAGTTTCCTCTAAAAAGTTTTCTATTGATGATAACCCATCAATTTTAAATCCAAAAACAACGAAAGCACAAGGCTGTGCCCCAAGCACCTCTAGCTAA
- a CDS encoding SH3 domain-containing protein — protein MKYILISLCLLFSFPLLSQQAEAAQPLASASAEVSSEKIVTPSKTEKETEDKSTQTSTEKNADSTADSKKIIVQLKTAEKKTGVVITSRLNVRARPSIRFEIIDRIKRDISVEILKETNEWLQIVAPANSSAWIAASSVDNEGKIIKNNVNAYAGAGIEFSPLGTAPKNTHVDILYRKDNTWLKIKAQDWMSAWVSKKFVKIDNSQAPSHIAAKEETNDIHAIPIRSNKLTSDNKVSKEVNEAIKESYDFEGRRKELDEIEKTLRDDIEKAEKERKELEEKLAKLQDSNSAKIKDINQAEKEIYEKNEAILRGEEKIEIVNNAANDISRDEFEVQATEEIIAKLGSIEEDELLIKQGQVGIKGIIMPVRNEDRQIVDFALAVKIDKEYYPLCYVIGKVENLHTLYEQEIAMTGVKTRKEGWSRPVFRMDKYKIIRNKR, from the coding sequence ATGAAATATATTTTAATTTCTCTCTGCTTATTATTTTCTTTCCCTCTGCTATCACAGCAAGCTGAAGCAGCACAGCCGCTTGCTAGCGCTAGTGCAGAAGTCAGTAGCGAGAAAATAGTTACTCCAAGTAAAACTGAAAAAGAGACCGAAGATAAGTCCACTCAAACCAGTACTGAAAAAAACGCTGATAGCACAGCCGATTCGAAAAAGATTATTGTGCAATTGAAAACTGCTGAGAAGAAAACAGGTGTAGTGATCACCTCTCGACTCAATGTTAGAGCGCGTCCCTCAATTCGCTTTGAAATCATCGACCGCATCAAACGCGATATTTCCGTAGAAATCCTTAAGGAAACAAATGAATGGCTACAAATTGTTGCGCCAGCTAATAGCTCTGCATGGATAGCAGCCAGCAGTGTTGATAATGAAGGAAAAATCATTAAGAACAATGTTAATGCCTACGCAGGTGCCGGGATTGAGTTCTCACCTTTAGGTACGGCACCGAAAAATACTCATGTCGATATTCTTTATCGCAAAGATAATACCTGGTTGAAAATCAAAGCTCAAGATTGGATGAGCGCATGGGTCAGTAAGAAATTCGTTAAAATTGACAATAGCCAAGCCCCATCACATATAGCGGCCAAAGAAGAAACTAACGATATTCACGCCATTCCAATAAGATCGAATAAGCTAACGAGCGACAATAAAGTTAGCAAAGAAGTCAATGAGGCAATCAAAGAGAGTTACGATTTTGAAGGCCGTAGAAAAGAACTTGATGAAATTGAGAAGACACTTCGTGATGATATTGAAAAAGCCGAAAAAGAACGCAAAGAACTTGAGGAAAAACTAGCTAAACTCCAAGATAGTAATTCCGCTAAAATAAAAGACATCAATCAAGCTGAAAAAGAAATCTATGAAAAGAATGAAGCAATTCTTCGTGGCGAAGAAAAAATCGAAATTGTCAATAATGCCGCAAATGATATCAGCCGCGATGAATTCGAAGTTCAAGCAACAGAAGAAATTATTGCAAAGCTAGGCAGTATTGAAGAAGATGAGCTCCTTATTAAACAAGGACAAGTAGGAATTAAAGGTATCATCATGCCCGTGAGAAATGAAGATAGACAAATAGTTGATTTCGCTTTGGCTGTAAAAATTGACAAAGAGTATTATCCTCTTTGTTATGTAATCGGCAAGGTTGAAAACCTGCACACTTTGTATGAGCAGGAAATCGCCATGACTGGAGTAAAAACACGTAAGGAAGGCTGGTCTCGTCCAGTATTTCGCATGGATAAATATAAAATCATTAGGAATAAACGATGA